The Pseudomonas sp. FP2309 genome has a window encoding:
- a CDS encoding flagellin, producing the protein MALTVNTNIASITTQGNLNKAGGALATSMQRLSSGLRINSAKDDAAGLQIANRLTSQINGLGQAVKNVNDGISIAQTAEGAMQASTDILQKMRTLALSSATGSLSSDDRKSNNDEYQALTSELTRISQTTTFGGQKLLDGSYGTKAIQVGANANETINLSLENVAANNIGSQQIKTKAIVPSATGLAGGAITVTGNGQTKTVNYAAGASAKDIASGLNGSIGGLTATASTEVKLEVGAATPSNFTLAVGNSGAVSFVGVTDLAGLADQLKSNAAKLGISVNYDEVNKSLSVKSDSGENLSFAGADANAQTNILVGAKDGAGAFATPAALGAAAIVVTGQVSLDSAKGYSLSDAGTGVSDLFSAATVSSTKTTIAQTDVTDATKAQNALAVIDKAIGTIDGVRSGLGATQNRLTTTADNLQNIQKNSTAARSTVQDVDFASETAELTKQQTLQSASTAILSQANQLPSAVLKLLQ; encoded by the coding sequence ATGGCTTTAACAGTAAACACCAACATTGCTTCGATCACTACTCAGGGCAACCTGAACAAAGCTGGCGGCGCCCTGGCCACTTCCATGCAGCGCCTGTCTTCCGGCCTGCGTATCAACAGCGCTAAAGACGACGCTGCCGGCCTGCAGATCGCTAACCGCCTGACCAGCCAAATCAACGGCCTGGGCCAAGCAGTCAAAAACGTGAACGACGGTATCTCCATCGCTCAGACCGCTGAAGGCGCGATGCAGGCTTCGACCGACATCCTGCAAAAAATGCGTACCCTGGCTCTGTCGTCCGCTACTGGCTCCCTCAGCTCTGACGACCGTAAGTCGAACAACGACGAATACCAGGCTCTGACTTCGGAACTGACCCGTATCTCGCAAACCACTACTTTCGGTGGCCAGAAGCTGCTTGACGGTTCGTACGGTACCAAAGCCATCCAGGTTGGCGCCAACGCTAACGAAACCATCAACCTGAGCCTGGAAAACGTTGCAGCCAACAACATTGGTTCGCAGCAGATCAAAACCAAGGCAATCGTTCCAAGTGCTACCGGCCTGGCTGGCGGCGCCATCACTGTTACCGGTAACGGTCAAACCAAAACCGTTAACTACGCAGCTGGCGCTTCGGCAAAAGACATCGCTTCCGGCCTGAACGGTTCGATCGGTGGCCTGACCGCTACCGCCAGCACCGAAGTTAAGCTGGAAGTGGGTGCTGCTACCCCTTCGAACTTCACCCTGGCAGTAGGCAACAGCGGCGCAGTGTCCTTCGTCGGTGTTACTGACCTGGCTGGCCTGGCTGACCAACTGAAGTCCAACGCTGCCAAACTGGGTATCAGCGTTAACTACGACGAAGTTAACAAGAGCCTGTCGGTTAAGTCTGACTCCGGCGAAAACCTGTCCTTCGCTGGCGCTGATGCCAACGCTCAGACAAACATCCTGGTAGGTGCCAAAGACGGCGCTGGTGCGTTCGCTACCCCTGCTGCTCTGGGTGCTGCTGCCATCGTTGTGACTGGTCAAGTCTCGCTGGATTCGGCCAAAGGCTACTCCCTGAGCGACGCTGGTACCGGTGTTTCGGATCTGTTCTCCGCGGCTACTGTTTCGTCGACCAAGACCACCATCGCTCAAACCGACGTGACCGACGCCACCAAGGCCCAAAACGCCCTGGCTGTAATCGACAAAGCCATCGGCACCATCGACGGCGTTCGTTCGGGCCTGGGTGCTACCCAGAACCGTCTGACTACCACTGCAGACAACCTGCAGAACATTCAGAAGAACTCCACCGCTGCACGTTCCACCGTTCAGGACGTCGACTTCGCTTCCGAAACCGCCGAGCTGACCAAGCAACAAACCCTGCAATCGGCCTCCACCGCGATCCTGTCGCAGGCCAACCAGCTGCCATCCGCTGTACTGAAGCTGCTTCAGTAA
- a CDS encoding ketoacyl-ACP synthase III, with amino-acid sequence MIGIKSIASYVPADGIDNYAQGAKFAKDEEFIIGKIGSAFLPRKEAAQETSDLCVEAVNALFANNPNLKRESIDALIVVTQNGDEEGLPHTAAIVQDKLGLPTHVAAFDISLGCSGYVYGIYAMKGFMEAAGLKNGLLVTADPYSKIVDPEDRNTTMLFGDAATATWMGDDAAWHLGKAKFGTDGSGAPHLKVSNGVFFMNGRQVFNFALLKVPAHLHELLNESDLKADEIDAFCIHQGSAAIVDAVARRFEDAPVDKFIKDMVETGNTVSSSIPLLLEKHVMDAAWKRVAISGFGVGLSWGSAILHRP; translated from the coding sequence ATGATTGGCATAAAAAGCATCGCCAGTTACGTGCCGGCAGACGGGATCGATAACTACGCCCAGGGTGCCAAATTCGCCAAGGATGAGGAATTCATCATTGGCAAGATCGGTTCGGCGTTTCTGCCGCGCAAGGAAGCGGCGCAGGAAACCTCCGATCTGTGCGTCGAGGCGGTCAACGCTTTGTTTGCCAACAACCCGAATTTGAAGCGCGAGTCGATTGACGCGCTGATCGTGGTCACCCAGAACGGTGATGAAGAGGGTTTGCCCCACACCGCGGCTATCGTCCAGGACAAGCTCGGCCTGCCGACCCACGTTGCTGCCTTTGATATCTCCCTGGGTTGCTCCGGCTACGTCTACGGCATCTACGCGATGAAAGGTTTCATGGAAGCCGCCGGCCTGAAAAACGGCCTGCTGGTCACCGCCGATCCGTACTCGAAGATCGTCGACCCGGAAGACCGCAACACCACCATGCTGTTCGGCGATGCCGCCACCGCCACTTGGATGGGCGACGACGCCGCCTGGCACCTCGGCAAGGCCAAGTTCGGCACCGACGGTTCCGGCGCGCCGCACTTGAAGGTCAGTAATGGTGTGTTCTTTATGAACGGTCGCCAGGTGTTCAACTTCGCCTTGCTCAAAGTGCCGGCGCATTTGCACGAGCTGCTCAATGAGTCGGACCTCAAGGCCGATGAGATCGATGCGTTCTGCATCCACCAGGGCAGCGCGGCGATTGTCGACGCCGTGGCGCGGCGCTTTGAAGACGCGCCGGTGGACAAGTTCATCAAGGACATGGTCGAGACCGGCAACACCGTGTCGTCGAGCATTCCATTGCTGCTGGAAAAGCACGTGATGGACGCCGCCTGGAAGCGCGTAGCCATCAGCGGGTTTGGTGTGGGCCTGTCGTGGGGTTCGGCGATTCTTCACCGTCCGTGA